A portion of the Chiroxiphia lanceolata isolate bChiLan1 chromosome 10, bChiLan1.pri, whole genome shotgun sequence genome contains these proteins:
- the LOC116791807 gene encoding receptor-transporting protein 3-like, which yields MVTATSTAPGGTMMSWQDIFKEKLAEMHVTEQWMLQEDDTLKAKALSPHWKEFVQRRALGRFQCSQCCHKWTSAKVLILFHMRQCPGWGVIRMRVFRQECRRCPNPQLEYPGFSLETVERILHNLVVKILQYFYNKPVQSSDLLEVAVDIPVTGPHDSARCEACRLGICNKSRQAPALDTWKAWKALRDAWKALTDANKDRTHHTKSSPAPECVDRECLLDADGSLKRQGSGPHTALTHCPSPCSSNFPWKRYCCIGSSLLFVLAMIIFFVVYFTRM from the exons ATGGTCACTGCCACTTCCACAGCTCCAGGTGGAACCATGATGAGCTGGCAGGACATTTTCAAAGAGAAGCTTGCAGAAATGCACGTAACAGAACAGTGGATGCTTCAGGAGGATGACACCCTGAAGGCGAAGGCCCTCAGTCCTCACTGGAAGGAGTTTGTGCAGCGCCGTGCTCTTGGGAG GTttcagtgctcccagtgctgtcaTAAATGGACGTCGGCCAAAGTGCTCATCCTGTTCCACATGCGccagtgcccaggctggggcGTAATACGGATGAGAGTCTTTCGCCAGGAATGCAGGCGCTGCCCCAACCCCCAGCTGGAGTATCCTGgcttcagcctggagactgTGGAGAGGATTCTGCACAATCTGGTGGTAAAGATCCTCCAGTATTTCTACAATAAGCCTGTCCAGTCCTCCGACCTCCTGGAAGTTGCGGTGGATATACCGGTGACGGGGCCTCATGACAGTGCCCGCTGCGAGGCCTGCAGGCTCGGCATTTGCAACAAGTCACGGCAGGCCCCGGCACTGGACACCTGGAAGGCCTGGAAGGCCTTGAGGGATGCCTGGAAGGCCTTGACGGATGCAAACAAGGACAGGACCCATCACACCAAGTCAAGCCCAGCCCCAGAATGTGTTGACAGGGAGTGCTTGTTAGATGCAGATGGGTCCCTGAAACGCCAGGGCTCAGGGCCCCACACAGCCTTGACccactgcccctcaccctgcagTAGCAACTTCCCCTGGAAACGCTACTGCTGCATTGGCAGctctttgctctttgttttggCAATGATCATCTTCTTTGTGGTTTATTTCACCAGGATGTAG
- the PDCD1 gene encoding programmed cell death protein 1, translating into MEVALAGLCAILLCCGPTLACCRRVTIFPSVLTFHEGGIATFSCNISMESDSGSEYSLNWYKDSNHSQAQKIAEISSNNPRMETEKYRLTNHTPVFKIEIRNLHQNDSGSYYCGLITFFEPNKFLLMESNRSQLMVTAPEMNPTEEPEIEEGNPSDHIKAMLLGILLLAGVILLLIFGYLTITYRRGDVQKPSSENMSAKEEKPPVVSISTVDYGVLEFQRDQCTQVPPKTQPADQTEYATIIFPEEKPVTPEGGKKRQDERTRHLCLQPC; encoded by the exons ATGGAGGTGGCCCTGGCTGGCCTCTGTgccatcctgctctgctgtgggccCACACTGGCCTGCTGCCGCCGGG TGACTATCTTCCCATCAGTGTTAACTTTCCATGAAGGTGGCATAGCCACCTTCTCCTGCAATATCTCCATGGAGAGTGACTCTGGCTCAGAGTACAGCCTCAACTGGTACAAGGACAGCAACCACAGCCAAGCCCAAAAAATAGCTGAGATCAGCTCAAACAACCCCAGGATGGAGACGGAGAAGTACCGGCTCACCAACCACACTCCTGTCTTCAAGATTGAGATCCGGAACCTCCACCAAAATGACTCAGGCTCATACTACTGTGGATTGATCACCTTCTTTGAACCCAATAAATTCCTTTTGATGGAGAGCAACCGGTCCCAGCTGATGGTCACAG CCCCTGAGATGAATCCCACTGAGGAGCCAGAGATAGAGGAAGGCAACCCCTCAGACCACATCAAGGCCATGCTCCTGGGCATCCTGCTTCTGGCTGGGGTGATTTTGCTGCTGATCTTTGGCTACCTCACCATCACATACAGGAGAGGAG ATGTGCAGAAACCATCAAGTGAAAACATGTCAGCG aaggaagagaagccCCCTGTGGTGTCCATATCCACTGTGGACTATGGTGTGCTGGAGTTTCAGAGGGATCAGTGCACCCAGGTACCCCCCAAGACCCAGCCAGCTGACCAGACGGAATATGCCACCATCATCTTCCCAGAGGAGAAACCTGTCACGCCGGAGGGGGGGAAGAAACGTCAGGATGAGAGGACTCGACATCTGTGCTTACAGCCCTGCTGA